In one window of Haloimpatiens sp. FM7315 DNA:
- a CDS encoding holin family protein — protein sequence MKNTIKYVQMFFTAVGGYIGYFLGGVDGFMYALITFVVIDYLTGLMVAVLEKKLSSEVGFRGIFKKVLIFVFVGIGNIVDVHLIKNGSAIRTATIFFYVSNEGISIIENSAKIGLPVPKKLQDILAQLNKGEKNE from the coding sequence ATGAAAAACACAATAAAATATGTACAGATGTTTTTTACAGCGGTGGGAGGATATATAGGCTATTTTTTAGGAGGGGTTGATGGTTTTATGTATGCACTGATTACCTTTGTTGTTATTGATTATTTGACAGGACTTATGGTAGCAGTGCTAGAGAAAAAGCTATCAAGTGAGGTAGGCTTCAGAGGGATTTTCAAAAAGGTACTTATTTTTGTATTTGTAGGGATAGGAAATATTGTGGATGTTCATTTGATTAAGAACGGTAGTGCAATTCGTACTGCTACTATTTTCTTTTATGTGTCCAATGAAGGAATAAGTATTATAGAAAACTCAGCTAAAATAGGCTTACCAGTACCTAAAAAGCTTCAAGATATTTTAGCACAGCTAAACAAGGGGGAGAAGAATGAGTAG
- a CDS encoding N-acetylmuramoyl-L-alanine amidase, translating into MSRLCFDYGHGGEDSGACYNGRKESDDVLSIGRAVAEEVKRYGVTVDETRSSDATVSLNDRSNFENRNTYDYFISFHRNGFKPEVARGVETYTYLNARAKSKSLAGKIQTSLVALGFTDRGVKEANYHVLRETKAPAVLVEIGFIDNSGDNALFDSKRSEIIKGLAKAILAQVGVDYIEVSAPTQAESGQTLYRVMAGSYSVRENAEKQVKKLKSSGFDACIMIFN; encoded by the coding sequence ATGAGTAGATTATGTTTTGATTATGGACATGGTGGGGAAGATAGTGGAGCTTGTTATAACGGCAGAAAGGAAAGTGATGATGTATTAAGTATAGGTAGAGCAGTAGCGGAAGAAGTTAAAAGGTATGGAGTTACAGTTGATGAAACAAGATCTTCAGATGCTACAGTAAGCCTTAATGATAGAAGTAATTTTGAAAATAGAAATACCTATGATTATTTCATATCCTTTCATAGGAATGGCTTTAAGCCAGAGGTAGCAAGAGGAGTTGAAACTTATACTTATTTAAATGCAAGAGCAAAATCTAAAAGTTTGGCTGGGAAGATACAAACTTCTCTTGTAGCCTTAGGTTTTACAGATAGGGGAGTTAAAGAAGCTAACTATCATGTGTTAAGAGAAACTAAGGCTCCAGCTGTTCTTGTTGAGATAGGCTTTATTGATAATAGTGGGGACAATGCTTTGTTTGATAGTAAGAGAAGTGAAATAATTAAGGGATTAGCAAAAGCAATATTAGCACAAGTAGGAGTTGATTACATTGAAGTTTCAGCACCAACTCAAGCTGAAAGTGGTCAAACTCTTTATAGAGTAATGGCCGGTTCCTATTCAGTAAGAGAAAATGCAGAAAAGCAAGTTAAGAAGTTAAAGTCATCAGGATTTGATGCTTGTATTATGATTTTTAATTAA
- a CDS encoding SHOCT domain-containing protein — protein MQVTKITEEHQLPIVAKKVYTQEELQREYNYILAQKILKSILEKGLISLDEFNKITELNRQTFSPYLAEIMPSIR, from the coding sequence ATGCAGGTTACAAAAATCACAGAGGAACATCAACTGCCTATAGTGGCAAAGAAGGTATATACACAAGAGGAATTACAGCGGGAATATAATTATATTCTAGCTCAGAAGATACTGAAATCTATCCTTGAAAAGGGACTAATAAGTTTAGATGAATTTAACAAAATCACAGAGTTAAACAGGCAAACTTTCTCGCCATATCTGGCAGAAATAATGCCCTCAATCCGTTGA
- a CDS encoding distal tail protein Dit translates to MLSFNFGGKNSFQDYGITISKRPSLPSPKRRVSYVDIPGRDSTLTYDESTFSDITIAVECSIKGKNIAGKIDNIKAWLFGLGENDLVFSFQDDKKYKAQVVNAIDFKQVFKYTSVFPIIFNCRPFKYSVQNNIFTITQNGTSIINPGTLKSEPIISVYGSGKISLKANETTVILNDITGKIILDSVIQDAYNDAEDNLNSKVNGEFITLKTGSNKFEWTGSVTKIEVVPNWRWL, encoded by the coding sequence ATGCTTAGTTTCAATTTTGGTGGCAAGAATAGTTTTCAGGATTATGGCATTACCATTTCTAAAAGACCATCTTTGCCATCACCAAAGCGAAGAGTATCATATGTTGATATTCCAGGTAGAGATTCAACACTTACATATGATGAGAGCACATTTAGTGATATAACAATTGCAGTAGAATGTAGTATTAAAGGGAAAAATATAGCTGGAAAAATAGATAATATAAAGGCATGGTTATTTGGATTAGGAGAAAATGATTTAGTATTTAGTTTTCAAGATGATAAAAAATATAAAGCACAAGTAGTTAATGCTATAGATTTTAAACAAGTATTTAAATACACATCTGTTTTTCCAATTATATTTAATTGCAGACCCTTTAAATATTCTGTGCAGAATAACATTTTTACTATAACTCAAAATGGAACTTCAATAATAAATCCAGGAACACTTAAAAGTGAACCAATAATATCAGTTTATGGTTCTGGAAAAATAAGCCTTAAGGCTAATGAAACTACTGTAATTTTAAATGATATAACAGGAAAAATCATCTTAGATTCTGTCATTCAAGATGCTTATAATGATGCAGAAGATAACTTAAATAGTAAGGTAAATGGTGAGTTTATAACCTTAAAAACAGGCTCAAATAAATTTGAGTGGACTGGAAGTGTTACTAAAATAGAAGTAGTTCCAAATTGGCGGTGGTTATAG
- a CDS encoding recombinase family protein, with protein sequence MKKITKIIDTKVLSVKKKIRVAAYCRVSTSSDEQLISLDAQKVHYENYIKANDEWEYAGLYFDEGVTGTKKEVRSGLLSLIADCEKGMIDLVITKSISRFCRNTTDCLEIVRKLLDLNVYINFEKENLNTGSMESELMLSILSSLAENESVSISENEKWSIKKRFQNGTYVISYPPYGYANINREMVIVPEQAEVVKQIFTDTLAGKSTHTIAKELNELGVKSKKGSKWTAGTINAIIRNEKYTGDVIFQKTYTDSSFNRHTNYGEQDQYLCKDHHEAIIGHEVFNKANEVMSQRGKEKGNGGNTQRYQNRYGFSGKIRCGECGSVFKRRIHNKPSGKYVAWCCTHHIEDKDACSMKYITDDSIKVAFLTMMNKLIFAHQVVLRPLLRSLQGLDDKDRLLQIQEYESKLEKNMEQRQVLTSLMASGLLEPALFNSENNTLIQEKEMLETEKNKLMHSVSGDRTKFDALEKLIKYVSGNEMLKEYEDEVFLAHVDKITVVSREEIIFLLKCGLELRERMES encoded by the coding sequence ATGAAAAAGATAACAAAAATCATCGATACCAAAGTGTTATCAGTCAAGAAGAAAATCCGTGTTGCTGCCTATTGCAGAGTATCTACATCAAGTGATGAACAACTTATTAGCCTTGATGCACAAAAGGTACATTATGAAAATTACATCAAAGCCAATGATGAATGGGAGTATGCAGGCCTTTATTTTGACGAAGGGGTCACAGGCACTAAAAAGGAAGTCAGGAGTGGATTGCTTTCTCTTATTGCAGACTGTGAAAAAGGTATGATTGATTTGGTAATTACAAAGTCCATCAGCCGATTTTGCAGGAATACAACAGACTGTTTGGAGATAGTAAGAAAACTGCTTGATTTAAATGTATACATTAATTTTGAAAAGGAAAATCTCAATACCGGCTCTATGGAGAGTGAACTGATGCTTTCCATTTTAAGTAGTCTTGCGGAAAACGAATCGGTATCCATTTCAGAGAATGAAAAATGGAGCATTAAGAAGCGTTTTCAAAATGGAACCTATGTAATTTCTTATCCTCCTTATGGATATGCAAACATAAATAGAGAAATGGTAATTGTGCCAGAGCAGGCAGAAGTGGTAAAACAGATATTTACAGATACTCTTGCAGGAAAGAGTACCCATACCATTGCAAAAGAACTAAATGAACTTGGTGTTAAAAGTAAAAAAGGCAGTAAATGGACTGCTGGAACTATTAATGCGATTATCCGAAATGAGAAGTATACAGGAGATGTTATTTTTCAAAAAACATATACAGATAGCAGTTTTAATCGCCATACAAATTATGGAGAGCAAGACCAATATTTATGTAAAGACCATCATGAGGCAATCATAGGCCACGAAGTTTTTAACAAAGCTAATGAAGTTATGAGCCAGCGTGGTAAGGAAAAAGGCAATGGTGGGAATACCCAGCGTTATCAAAACCGTTATGGTTTTTCAGGGAAAATCAGATGTGGAGAGTGTGGTAGTGTTTTTAAACGAAGAATTCATAATAAACCCAGTGGCAAATATGTAGCTTGGTGTTGCACCCATCACATTGAAGATAAGGATGCCTGCTCCATGAAATATATCACAGACGATAGCATAAAGGTGGCTTTTCTTACAATGATGAATAAGCTGATTTTTGCACATCAAGTGGTGCTAAGACCGCTACTTCGTAGCTTGCAAGGGCTAGATGATAAAGACCGATTACTGCAGATACAAGAGTACGAAAGCAAGCTTGAAAAGAATATGGAACAAAGGCAGGTGCTTACAAGTCTAATGGCAAGTGGCCTTTTAGAACCTGCACTATTTAACAGTGAAAACAACACCTTGATTCAGGAAAAAGAAATGTTAGAGACTGAAAAAAACAAGCTGATGCATTCAGTAAGTGGTGATAGAACAAAATTTGATGCTTTGGAAAAGCTAATAAAATATGTTTCTGGAAATGAAATGCTGAAGGAGTATGAAGATGAAGTATTCCTTGCCCACGTGGATAAGATTACAGTTGTTTCAAGAGAGGAAATTATATTCCTATTAAAATGTGGATTAGAACTTAGGGAAAGGATGGAATCGTAA
- a CDS encoding phage tail spike protein: MIYVYDKKTARENFDNNGLAVLDECLIAEINQELNGDYSLEIEYPVVSKKAQYLEELNIIKADGQLFRIYKVERTQDKISKVRVWARHIFYDLAFYFIESSKILNANMKEALEGTMPPELQGLFLFKALEENIAPFAVKEVNAVDAIFRLIEIYGGELFRDNFNIEIKESIGENNGILIKYGKNIKGMKVIEDTSELATRIYAVGANNLLLPERYIEVQGERAKLLPYPITKKIEFKECKDVESLRAKAIEASEKVSKPKIFITIDFMELSKTEEYRNYNHLTEVGVGDFVKVRNEKIKVTTDLRVIKKNTDLINPINTKIELGDPLNTIIEKLDTSKLLEEINSAISGTLSSVIIKKNADIITITQSSYPAMIIGITTKADTNLNCNITMTGKASENCNLSILFSLDGKYYDFKPIQKLATGDNVIGLPLAMPQVIGGNHTFMVELKVSNGNFTIQKNNLQVSIEGRDLEGGLSASIPRAEVVYTFLYNLFNIKLNRFTVKKDFSFKKISDTLSNSMESFNYINFNNRFKISDIENKVANVNLSVMGIIEEFTAEKSIGYSYDGEWLNFSSDFDENKDGTYDYYNRAVLKEPILSSEGGFVQDLGSGVIYATKVPDKSKYKDLISISINLNKVRGRKYASNKCNYTF; the protein is encoded by the coding sequence GTGATTTATGTATATGATAAGAAGACAGCTAGAGAAAATTTTGATAATAACGGACTTGCTGTTTTAGATGAATGCCTTATTGCGGAGATAAATCAAGAACTAAATGGAGATTACAGTTTAGAAATTGAATACCCTGTTGTATCTAAAAAAGCACAGTATTTAGAAGAACTCAATATTATTAAAGCTGATGGACAGCTTTTTAGAATATATAAGGTAGAGAGAACACAAGACAAGATAAGTAAGGTTAGAGTTTGGGCAAGACATATATTTTATGATCTTGCCTTTTACTTTATAGAATCATCTAAAATACTTAATGCAAACATGAAAGAGGCTCTTGAAGGAACAATGCCACCAGAACTTCAAGGGTTATTTTTATTTAAGGCATTAGAAGAGAATATAGCGCCTTTTGCTGTTAAAGAGGTTAATGCTGTAGATGCTATTTTTAGATTAATAGAAATCTATGGCGGAGAACTTTTTAGAGATAACTTCAATATAGAGATAAAAGAGTCCATTGGTGAAAATAATGGGATCTTAATAAAATACGGTAAAAACATAAAAGGAATGAAGGTTATTGAGGATACCAGTGAACTTGCTACAAGGATATATGCAGTAGGGGCAAATAATTTATTGCTACCAGAGAGATATATAGAAGTACAAGGTGAAAGAGCAAAGCTTCTGCCGTATCCTATAACTAAAAAGATTGAATTTAAAGAATGTAAAGATGTAGAAAGTCTTAGAGCTAAAGCTATTGAAGCATCAGAAAAGGTTTCTAAACCTAAAATATTTATAACAATAGATTTTATGGAGCTTAGTAAAACAGAAGAATATAGAAACTATAATCATCTTACTGAAGTAGGGGTTGGTGATTTTGTAAAGGTAAGGAATGAAAAGATAAAAGTAACAACTGATTTAAGGGTTATAAAGAAAAACACAGATTTAATTAATCCTATAAATACAAAAATAGAGCTTGGTGATCCTTTAAACACAATTATTGAAAAGCTAGATACCAGTAAGCTTTTAGAGGAAATAAACAGTGCTATAAGTGGCACTTTAAGTAGTGTAATTATTAAGAAAAATGCTGATATCATTACAATCACACAAAGCAGTTATCCAGCAATGATTATAGGAATAACAACAAAAGCAGATACAAACTTAAATTGTAATATCACCATGACAGGAAAAGCAAGTGAGAATTGTAATTTATCAATTCTTTTTTCTTTAGATGGGAAGTACTACGATTTTAAGCCTATTCAAAAATTAGCTACAGGAGATAATGTTATAGGATTACCATTAGCAATGCCACAGGTTATAGGGGGAAACCATACTTTTATGGTAGAGCTTAAAGTTTCTAACGGAAACTTTACTATTCAGAAGAATAATCTTCAGGTAAGCATTGAAGGAAGAGATCTTGAGGGAGGACTTAGTGCAAGTATCCCAAGAGCGGAAGTAGTTTATACCTTTTTATATAATTTGTTTAATATAAAACTTAATAGATTCACTGTAAAAAAAGATTTTTCTTTCAAAAAGATATCAGATACTTTATCAAATTCAATGGAAAGCTTCAATTATATTAATTTTAATAATAGATTCAAAATTAGTGATATCGAAAATAAGGTAGCTAATGTTAATTTAAGTGTTATGGGAATTATAGAAGAATTTACAGCAGAAAAGAGTATAGGATATTCATATGATGGAGAATGGCTTAATTTCAGCTCTGATTTTGATGAAAATAAAGATGGGACTTATGACTATTATAATAGAGCTGTTTTAAAAGAACCAATTTTATCAAGTGAAGGTGGATTTGTTCAGGATTTAGGTAGTGGAGTTATTTATGCCACTAAGGTTCCAGATAAAAGTAAGTATAAAGATTTAATATCAATTTCTATAAATTTAAACAAAGTTAGGGGGAGAAAATATGCCAGTAACAAGTGCAATTACACTTTCTAA
- a CDS encoding recombinase, translating to MAHLPYGYKIIDGKAVVDEEQAENIRNFYKGYISGLALKVAAENAGLKLTHSSAGMMLRKRYYLGDDFYPSIIDKETFDKAEEMRIARAGSLGRIRELEKQEKPKPMVHFTMPRVQLKYTDPFEQAKYAYGLIESGVTENE from the coding sequence ATGGCACACTTACCTTATGGCTACAAAATTATAGATGGAAAAGCAGTGGTTGATGAAGAACAAGCTGAAAATATTAGAAATTTTTACAAAGGATATATTTCCGGATTGGCACTTAAGGTAGCGGCTGAAAATGCAGGATTAAAGTTAACTCATAGTAGTGCTGGAATGATGCTTAGAAAGAGGTATTACCTTGGGGATGACTTCTATCCTTCCATAATTGATAAAGAAACATTTGATAAAGCTGAAGAAATGAGAATTGCAAGGGCAGGTTCTCTTGGAAGAATTCGAGAACTTGAAAAGCAGGAAAAACCAAAGCCAATGGTGCATTTTACAATGCCAAGGGTACAGTTAAAATATACAGATCCATTTGAACAGGCAAAATATGCATATGGATTGATAGAAAGTGGGGTGACAGAAAATGAATAA
- a CDS encoding helix-turn-helix domain-containing protein — protein MITSDMIRALCDKKNISIAELSRRIGQSPQNFSKKLKRNTVSLNELIAIADVLGVIFEQSFTLDDGSKIKLSNIKNDTERLNT, from the coding sequence ATGATAACATCAGATATGATAAGAGCATTGTGTGATAAGAAGAATATTAGTATTGCAGAACTTAGTAGGCGTATTGGTCAGTCACCTCAAAATTTTAGTAAAAAACTAAAGCGAAATACAGTAAGTTTAAATGAACTGATAGCAATCGCAGATGTTCTAGGGGTTATATTTGAACAGTCATTTACATTGGATGACGGATCTAAAATCAAACTGAGCAACATTAAAAATGATACAGAAAGACTAAATACTTAG
- a CDS encoding SNF2-related protein, whose protein sequence is MLPAKQLMKNNATMVLDEVGTGKTVAGIYAIQQIIQNRLKETPKNEIFPSAAILIVCPYTKREDWNNDIRRQLGRNSIIISQSDSGEIIKQKSQNPNKPLIYVMGSAGGKSDGSKSALKQSFKKFRSDRKWDLVIIDECHNCFNNYKDIIADKIMLLTATPIVVSSNKVRDFQDYEDLMNNILGSLGHWDKKIPYEKNIEPIKNSMPKDEDIFVCNYKEDIFNVDINRKIKFIACDRTKKRQEWFNELRSKKGFFTAMYADQDDNRLSEKMIENFGDTLNDYAIDNNAKLEKLVQIIEGKFEFKEYETKSIIVFCEMQATVDMIYEKLSYLSNNKIMVGKKYGKFGEIKNITSNSSIVLERLKSHIRMNKDNRSILVTTGKSGGTGLNLGEFDTVIHYELPYTNNELEQRFGRIERADDLITKSVNCDKPILIENEMIFLVNKSIGNESDFETNRMLYYAVNKVNIACQYMPIRNTVLFHPNFTERLQHDAQTYFETIKNFSECEDGKRKIQNYINYKVKEKEINECIVVIKKSLNETYQNIINDEKEIKGKISKILNGVEINDTIKEHKDKLGDFLNENEADTIEMDNILDRTLEYYIWLKNTLKFYGVELTVEGDNTNYSNYDFTNEEDASIDLENEYLEENSSSLNEKDFLETITSLKTEITHRNLTLGLLCEKVIERIKSINNDQKANGIFYISNNKFINETVKQFRDRSNA, encoded by the coding sequence ATGCTTCCAGCTAAACAGTTAATGAAAAATAATGCAACAATGGTACTTGATGAGGTGGGTACGGGGAAAACGGTTGCTGGCATCTACGCAATCCAACAAATAATACAAAATAGACTGAAGGAAACTCCTAAAAATGAGATATTCCCTTCCGCGGCTATTCTTATAGTGTGCCCATATACAAAAAGAGAAGATTGGAATAATGATATAAGAAGGCAGTTAGGTAGAAATTCAATTATTATAAGTCAATCAGATAGTGGAGAAATAATAAAGCAAAAATCTCAAAATCCAAACAAACCACTTATATATGTTATGGGATCTGCTGGCGGGAAATCAGATGGTAGTAAATCGGCATTAAAACAATCTTTTAAAAAATTTCGTTCTGATAGAAAATGGGATTTGGTAATAATCGATGAATGTCATAATTGCTTTAACAACTATAAAGATATAATAGCGGACAAGATTATGCTATTGACGGCAACACCAATTGTTGTTAGCAGTAATAAGGTTAGAGACTTTCAAGACTATGAAGATTTAATGAATAATATTTTAGGGAGTTTGGGGCACTGGGATAAAAAAATACCTTATGAAAAAAACATTGAACCCATTAAAAACTCAATGCCTAAAGACGAGGATATTTTTGTTTGCAATTATAAAGAAGATATTTTCAATGTTGATATTAATCGTAAGATAAAATTTATTGCTTGTGATAGAACAAAGAAAAGACAAGAATGGTTTAATGAGTTGCGGAGTAAAAAAGGTTTTTTTACAGCTATGTATGCAGATCAAGATGATAATCGTCTTTCGGAAAAAATGATAGAGAACTTTGGGGATACTTTAAATGACTATGCTATAGATAATAATGCAAAACTAGAAAAGCTGGTACAAATTATTGAGGGTAAATTTGAGTTTAAGGAATATGAAACGAAATCAATAATTGTTTTTTGCGAAATGCAAGCAACAGTTGATATGATTTATGAAAAATTATCTTATTTGTCTAATAATAAAATTATGGTAGGGAAAAAGTATGGAAAATTCGGAGAAATAAAAAATATTACTTCTAACTCAAGTATAGTATTAGAAAGATTAAAAAGTCACATTCGTATGAATAAAGACAATAGATCCATTCTAGTTACAACAGGGAAAAGTGGTGGAACGGGCCTGAATTTAGGTGAATTCGATACAGTAATTCATTATGAATTGCCTTATACAAATAATGAACTAGAACAGCGTTTTGGTAGAATAGAACGTGCTGATGATTTGATAACTAAGTCTGTAAACTGCGACAAACCTATTTTGATAGAAAATGAAATGATTTTTCTTGTCAATAAATCAATAGGAAATGAAAGTGATTTTGAAACAAATAGAATGCTTTATTATGCTGTAAACAAGGTAAATATTGCATGTCAATATATGCCTATAAGAAATACTGTATTATTCCATCCTAATTTTACAGAAAGGTTACAGCATGATGCTCAAACATATTTTGAAACAATAAAGAATTTTTCTGAATGTGAAGATGGAAAAAGAAAAATCCAAAACTATATTAATTATAAAGTAAAAGAAAAAGAAATTAATGAATGCATAGTGGTGATAAAAAAATCACTTAATGAAACTTATCAGAATATAATTAATGATGAAAAAGAGATAAAAGGGAAGATTAGTAAAATACTTAATGGGGTTGAAATTAATGATACTATTAAAGAGCATAAAGATAAATTAGGAGACTTTTTAAACGAAAATGAGGCTGACACTATAGAAATGGATAACATACTTGACAGAACGCTTGAATACTATATTTGGTTGAAAAATACCCTTAAATTTTATGGAGTAGAGTTGACTGTTGAAGGTGATAATACTAATTATTCAAATTATGATTTTACTAATGAGGAAGATGCTAGCATTGATTTGGAAAATGAATATCTTGAAGAAAATAGTAGTAGTTTAAATGAAAAAGATTTTCTTGAAACTATAACATCTCTTAAAACAGAAATTACACATAGAAACTTAACGTTAGGATTACTATGTGAGAAAGTTATAGAGAGGATAAAAAGTATCAATAATGACCAGAAAGCAAATGGGATATTTTACATTTCTAATAATAAATTTATAAATGAAACGGTTAAGCAGTTTAGAGATAGGAGCAATGCATAG